The genome window GTGTCAGTGTGCAATTTGTGGATAAATGGAAGCCATTTATTTAGCGTCAGGGTGGAAGGATTAAAGTTAGCGTATAAAGGCTCGCCAGGGTATTTAAAGCCGCGTGAACGAGAAGATGTGATTAATTGGATACAAGAAAAGAAGACAATAACAATAGAGGAACTAAAGAGATACTTAAAAGAGGAGTATGATGTTTTCTATTCTTCAAATACTTCTTATACTAAATTATTAGAAGAAGCGAATTTAAGTTATAAGAAGACACACAAAGAGAATTCGGCAAAAGATGAGGTAAAAGTAGAAGCTAAAAAAAAAGAGATTAAGGATTTAATAGATAAGGAGCGTGAACAGATAGAAAGTGGAGAGGTAATGTACTGGATGCAAGACGAAAGCCATCAGTTGTGGGGAGATATTTGTGCTTATGTTTGGTCGAAAAAAGGAGAAAGAACGTCAATAAAGATGAGTAATTATCGCACTTCTCAAACGTGGTATGGAGCGGTGAATATTTATACGGGAGAATTTATTTTAGATAGGGCAAAGAAAGCTGATACAAAATATACGATAGACTTTATTAACTGGCTCATTTACAGATATAAAGAAGCCCGTCATGTGATTATTTGGGATGGTGCAAGTTATCATCGTTCTGAAGGTTTAAGAACTTATTTAGAGAAATTAAATGGGGGACTTCCAGAATCAGAATGGAAAGTTCGTTTATTAAGATTTGCGCCCAATGCACCAGAGCAAAATCCAGTCGAGGATATTTGGCTTCAAGGTAAGAATTGGGTCAGAAAGAATTTTCAT of Thioflexithrix psekupsensis contains these proteins:
- a CDS encoding IS630 family transposase is translated as MEGLKLAYKGSPGYLKPREREDVINWIQEKKTITIEELKRYLKEEYDVFYSSNTSYTKLLEEANLSYKKTHKENSAKDEVKVEAKKKEIKDLIDKEREQIESGEVMYWMQDESHQLWGDICAYVWSKKGERTSIKMSNYRTSQTWYGAVNIYTGEFILDRAKKADTKYTIDFINWLIYRYKEARHVIIWDGASYHRSEGLRTYLEKLNGGLPESEWKVRLLRFAPNAPEQNPVEDIWLQGKNWVRKNFHRLSSFEEVTSMFETFLSGKVFKFNKIKQYLIPNI